A part of Desulfomicrobium baculatum DSM 4028 genomic DNA contains:
- a CDS encoding methylated-DNA--[protein]-cysteine S-methyltransferase → MNAFSETFANRWFSVTFVWTDGLLTRTDLSAEPKAATAPLSPYGAALERIVTQYASLHADEWPEMPLDRRSLTTFSLKVLDTLRMHTPRGAFTTYGRLADRCGSPRAARAVGGVMARNPWPLLVPCHRVLAGNLGLGGFGPGIELKRTLLTLEKAPLPA, encoded by the coding sequence ATGAACGCTTTTTCGGAGACGTTTGCAAACCGGTGGTTCTCGGTCACCTTTGTGTGGACGGACGGGCTTTTGACCCGGACAGACCTGAGCGCGGAACCTAAGGCCGCCACCGCGCCACTATCGCCCTACGGAGCCGCATTGGAACGGATCGTGACGCAGTACGCGAGCCTTCATGCCGACGAATGGCCGGAGATGCCTCTGGACAGACGCAGTCTGACCACCTTCTCCTTGAAGGTTCTGGACACGCTGCGCATGCACACACCCAGAGGCGCCTTCACTACGTATGGGCGGCTGGCCGATCGCTGTGGCTCGCCCCGGGCGGCTCGCGCCGTTGGCGGGGTCATGGCCAGAAACCCCTGGCCCCTGCTTGTTCCCTGTCACCGGGTACTGGCCGGCAACCTGGGGCTTGGCGGATTCGGGCCTGGAATTGAATTGAAACGAACCCTGCTCACTCTGGAAAAGGCTCCTCTTCCGGCGTGA